The genomic region GTCGTAAAAGCCAGTTGTAAACGCCCATTTCTATAGAGGTCTATTTGCGTGATGTCTCCATTTATTTTACTGTCCAATTTCTTTTTCCATAAAACCTTTCCATCGGTACCTATTAAATATAGATTGTTATCAACATCTTGAACTACAATTTCTTTTTTCTTAGTGTAATGATTGAGAACAAACTGTGGCTGCGTTGCAATATCATTATCTAGAGTTGTCGTGAACATTTGCGTAATGATATTTGATTGTACTGTAGAGGTACTTGCCTTTTTTAACAAAGCGTGAAAGTGCGCAAAATCCCCTTCTGCTATGTATTGAAAAGCTATAAACTTATAGTCATCAAAAGACTTGTCTGAGATAGTTTTTTTAAATTCTTCATTTAAAATAGCATCGCTGTTCTTTAGTCTTTCTAAATTTCCAATGGCTAAAATGGTAGATTCATCTGCTAGTTCGTTTCTTAAATTTCTATAAGAAGGCAATTGAGAAAGAGTAGCGCTATTTTGGTAATAGGAAATGAGGTCTTCTATCAAATTTTCATTTTCAGCAAAAACATAAAAATCGTCAATCTTTGCCACGAAATTTGTGTTGATTCCTTTAGTTATTTTAGAAAAATGGAGTTCTATAATATTTTCTTGGTTCAGTTCCCAAACATTATAATCCCTAAAGTTTTTCTTTTCCTTTACATATTTTTGGAGGCGGTCTTCGAAATCTAAATTATCTTCAACCTGAAAAGCGAAGAGCTTTGTGTCCTTAAGTCCCATTTCTATCATTTCCGTAGTGCCGTTAAAGAGCGAGTCTGTTAGTTGAGACTTTTTAGGTTCGTTTCCCTGTAGCCCGGGATAGGAAATGTAATAAGTTGCATTTAGCGGAACTATTTCTGCCGCCAAGCTGTTTCTTGGGGTAGTGTATTTAAAAACATTTAAAGTGTTGTTGGTAGAATCTTTCGTAACGGCAAGTCCGTTAAGTTTAATGTAATCTTGAGCAATACTCGCATCCACAGAGGTCCAATCATTAAAATTCACCAAATGTTTCGAAATAGTTTCTGATAAAACATTGGGAAAGAAATCTTGGCCTTTTTTGTGATTTACAAATATATTGGCCGCGGAATTATTTTGAGCCACTAGATAAAGTTTTTCCAGGGAGGGATTAGCTTTCATTTTTCCTGAATTTCTAATCATATTCTCAATAATGAGCCGCGAAGAAGAACCGATAAAGTAGTCATTTATGGAGGTGCTAAAGAGTTTTTTATTATTGATTGTTAAAATTTTTATGTTGGCGCCCTCATAAGCAATGGTTTCCATTTTTCTGTTGACAGTTGAATCTAATTGAAAAAGGTTGGTATTATTTTTACTAACGAAGGTATACTCAAATTTATTTTTTCCAATCTCATTAAAGGCTAAAAGGGATGTTTTTTTAGGATGTAAATATTGGAGTGTAGAAACCAGTGAATTAGCCTCTTGATGAACAGTACTCTTTTTTATGATTTTTAAAAAATCATTATTGATTAATTCACTTTTAAATCTATCAAAGTCATTGATTTTTATTACCACAGTTGCTTGGCGGGGGGTATAGGCTATGATTTGGTCTGTGGATACTTCCTTTTGTTTTTCACACGATTGGAGTAAGCAGCATGAAATGCCTAGAATAACAAGGAGTTGTCTCATGAAAAAAATCTTTTAAACAAAAATAGAATTAAGACTTTAAATTTAACTTGAAAATACTAATTAAATAGTGATTAAAAAATAGCAATTGCACTGTTGTAGAATATAATCAGTAAATTAATAATTGTATTAAATACTCTTTAATAATTAACTTAATTTAGTATTTATATTTTTGTTTTTAATAAAATTTTAAGATATTCGTGCTACGCTAAATTCAAATTAATTAAAATATGAGATCGAAGTTTACTTGGTTGCTGACGCTATTTATGGCGTTGGTATTACAATTCTCCTATGGACAGGAGAAAACAATTACTGGTGTGGTAACAGACCAGGACGGGCTTCCTTTACCGGGGGCAAACGTTACTGTTAAAGGTACAACTACGGGTACCCAAACAGATTTTGACGGTAACTATTCTATTAGTGCTTCAACAGGAGAAACATTGGTGTTTTCCTACGTGGGTCAGAAAACAGAAGAACGAACTGTAGGTGCTGCAAGTTCAATAAATGTAACTCTGGAACAAGATTCGCAGGCACTTGAAGAAGTTGTAGTAGTAGGTTATGGAACAACCACCAAAGAAGCATATACCGGTACTGCAACTACTATTTCAACTGAAGATATTGAACTTAAAAACAATCCTAACATCACGCAATCTTTGGCTGGAGAGGCTGCAGGGGTTCAGGTAATTAATACCTCCGGGCAACCTGGTTCTACCTCTACAGTTCGTATTCGTGGTTTTGGTTCTGTAAACGGTAACAGAGCTCCACTTTACGTAGTAGATGGAGTGCCGTTAACAACAGCATCCCTTGATGGGGACGGAGAAAGGGTTAATAATGGTAGTTTAAACGCCATTAATCCAAATGATATTAAGAGTACTACAATATTAAAAGATGCAACTGCAACTGCCATCTATGGTTCTCGTGGTGCTAATGGTGTGGTTTTAATCACTACCAAATCTGGTAGTGGCAGAGGTAATTTTATAGAGGTTGATGTTAAAACCGGTGTTAATACTCAGTTATTACCGAGGTATGATGTAATTACTTCTCCTGAAGAATCAATTGGGCTTATGTGGGAAGCTAAAGTTAATAGAGAGATTTTAACTGGAAATCCGAACCCTATTGAAACTGTAAACAATAATTTATTTACAACTATTTTGCCACCTGGCTATAATATGTGGAATGTTGCCAATGGAGCAGAATTGATTGATCCAGCTACAGGTCAAGTGCGGTCAGGAGTTACTAGAAGATACACCCCTATGCGCTATGAAGATGCTTCCTTCAATTCTGGTTTTAGAAATGAGGCAAACTTGAGAATGGGTGGAGGAGATGAAAAATCTTCCTATTATATTTCAGGAGGATTTCTTGATGATGATGGTTATGCTATCAATTCAAGCTACAAACGATATAATACACGTATCAATGTTAGATCCGATATAAAAGATTGGTTAAACGTAGGAGCTAATTTAGGTTATACATATTCTGAAAGTTTAAATAATGGTCAAACTGATGGTGCAGAAAATCTATTTGAGTTTGCAGATAAGACACCGCCAATTTACCCTGTTTTTCTTCGGGATGATAATTATCAATTGGTCCCTGATCCGATTTTTGGCGGTAATCAGTATGATTATGGTTCTGCCTCAGGTTTTAGAACAAGGCCAACCTCTGATCAATTAAACCCTGTTGGTTCTGCTCTTTATGATTATAATGGAACTGATAGGAATGAAATAATAGGTAGTTTTAATGCTACTTTAAATATTGCTGAAGGTTTAACATTTGAAACGACCTTTGGTATGCAATATTTTAACAATGATGCGATATCAGTAGGAAATCAATTTTACGGGGTTGCCACTGCCAATGAAGGTGATTTATTTCAGACAACGACAGAGAGTTTAACAACAAACTTCTTGCAATTGCTCCGCTATAAGAAATCTTTTGATAAGCATTCTTTTGAAGTATTGGTTGCTCATGAAAGTAATGACTTCGAAGAGACAATTGAAACAGCTTTTAAGGCTAAAGCTATTATTCCTCAAGGTCGAGAATTGGATAACTACATTATCAATTTACAAAATCCA from Galbibacter sp. BG1 harbors:
- a CDS encoding ribonuclease HII; protein product: MRQLLVILGISCCLLQSCEKQKEVSTDQIIAYTPRQATVVIKINDFDRFKSELINNDFLKIIKKSTVHQEANSLVSTLQYLHPKKTSLLAFNEIGKNKFEYTFVSKNNTNLFQLDSTVNRKMETIAYEGANIKILTINNKKLFSTSINDYFIGSSSRLIIENMIRNSGKMKANPSLEKLYLVAQNNSAANIFVNHKKGQDFFPNVLSETISKHLVNFNDWTSVDASIAQDYIKLNGLAVTKDSTNNTLNVFKYTTPRNSLAAEIVPLNATYYISYPGLQGNEPKKSQLTDSLFNGTTEMIEMGLKDTKLFAFQVEDNLDFEDRLQKYVKEKKNFRDYNVWELNQENIIELHFSKITKGINTNFVAKIDDFYVFAENENLIEDLISYYQNSATLSQLPSYRNLRNELADESTILAIGNLERLKNSDAILNEEFKKTISDKSFDDYKFIAFQYIAEGDFAHFHALLKKASTSTVQSNIITQMFTTTLDNDIATQPQFVLNHYTKKKEIVVQDVDNNLYLIGTDGKVLWKKKLDSKINGDITQIDLYRNGRLQLAFTTKNRFRVVDRNGEDVSPFPLDFSNEITQPLAVFDYSITKDYRFVVIMGKKIKMYDRNGQIVDGFILKETENTIINKAKHIRIGNKDYIILQEKDGKLDILHRTGDLRVRVKGSIDFSGNEVYLYDRKFTTTNTSGDLIQVDQNGGLNKIELGLKDNHLIDATVNTLATISENKLTINGNEATLDFGIYTQPKIFYIGDKIYVSTTDKQTHKVYLFDSNAKMIENFPVYGDSAVDLDDIDNDKNLEIVTVGDKNSVICYKLN
- a CDS encoding SusC/RagA family TonB-linked outer membrane protein, whose amino-acid sequence is MRSKFTWLLTLFMALVLQFSYGQEKTITGVVTDQDGLPLPGANVTVKGTTTGTQTDFDGNYSISASTGETLVFSYVGQKTEERTVGAASSINVTLEQDSQALEEVVVVGYGTTTKEAYTGTATTISTEDIELKNNPNITQSLAGEAAGVQVINTSGQPGSTSTVRIRGFGSVNGNRAPLYVVDGVPLTTASLDGDGERVNNGSLNAINPNDIKSTTILKDATATAIYGSRGANGVVLITTKSGSGRGNFIEVDVKTGVNTQLLPRYDVITSPEESIGLMWEAKVNREILTGNPNPIETVNNNLFTTILPPGYNMWNVANGAELIDPATGQVRSGVTRRYTPMRYEDASFNSGFRNEANLRMGGGDEKSSYYISGGFLDDDGYAINSSYKRYNTRINVRSDIKDWLNVGANLGYTYSESLNNGQTDGAENLFEFADKTPPIYPVFLRDDNYQLVPDPIFGGNQYDYGSASGFRTRPTSDQLNPVGSALYDYNGTDRNEIIGSFNATLNIAEGLTFETTFGMQYFNNDAISVGNQFYGVATANEGDLFQTTTESLTTNFLQLLRYKKSFDKHSFEVLVAHESNDFEETIETAFKAKAIIPQGRELDNYIINLQNPTGFKQARTLESYFGQFNYDFDRKYFLTASVRRDGSSRFANDKWDTFGSIGGAWVLSNEEFLSGNNLLRYLKIKASYGVTGDESGVDFYTGINTFGVTNLGGEFAVAPELFANPSLTWETSDQYQAGVEFTLGNFLDATIDYYIKDTDNLIFDRRISPSSGVAVITVNDGVLRNSGLEFDFTGHILNTQDVKIDLSVNGAIYDNEIRTMPLDPETGEPSVLNIVNRYGYSEGSSIYDFYMREYAGVDPADGYPIWNQYYDDLNGNGTLDAGESIASLTPYLSENPDANINSQTTKTYADATQKYVDKSGIPDVAGAFRLNTKVHNFSLSAQFTYSIGGWGYDAQYAELMHDNNGGILATNRHTDVRNRWREPGDITDVPLIADRVIPNILSQSTRYLTKTDFIALNNIVLGYSFPKKSLDQFGMTGLNLFVSGDNLFFEGARDGFNPTTSESGNSGRGLYAPLTTFTFGVRAKF